In Microtus pennsylvanicus isolate mMicPen1 chromosome 12, mMicPen1.hap1, whole genome shotgun sequence, the following proteins share a genomic window:
- the Fgfbp1 gene encoding fibroblast growth factor-binding protein 1 isoform X1, translating into MGKKPSSLWSWKRGVHPGETMRIHSLLLLSFLLMAAQVLSERVRKGAKNAPHNTTEEGASAPSGKAQDKQRSRTSKSMTRGKFLTKDHATCRWAVTEEELGISLKVQCTQEDREFSCVFAGDPAGCLEHDKDQIYWKQIARTLRKQKNICGNTKSVLKTRVCRRRFPESNLKLVNPSAPGNMKPRKEKAEVSPREHNKVQEVSTMGPNKVQEDLVPSPAVTQTVAIKDPECLEDPDVLNQKKVALEFCGESWRSICTFFLNMLQASSC; encoded by the exons ATGGGGAAGAAACCCAGCTCTCTCTGGAGCTGGAAAAGGG GTGTCCACCCAGGTGAAACCATGAGAATCCAcagcctcctcctgctctccttccttctcatgGCTGCTCAGGTGCTCTCAGAAAGGGTCAGAAAGGGAGCCAAGAATGCCCCACACAACACAACAGAGGAGGGTGCATCTGCCCCCTCGGGCAAGGCCCAGGATAAGCAGAGAAGCAGGACATCCAAATCCATGACCCGCGGCAAGTTCCTCACCAAAGACCACGCCACCTGCAGGTGGGCTGTGACTGAGGAGGAGCTGGGCATCAGCCTGAAGGTCCAGTGCACTCAAGAAGATCGAgagttttcttgtgtttttgcgGGTGATCCAGCCGGCTGTCTTGAACATGACAAAGACCAGATCTACTGGAAGCAAATTGCCCGCACTCTGCGTAAACAGAAGAATATCTGTGGGAACACCAAGAGTGTCCTGAAGACCAGAGTGTGCAGAAGGAGGTTTCCAGAGTCTAACCTCAAACTGGTAAACCCCAGTGCACCTGGGAACATGAAGCccaggaaggagaaagcagaggtCTCCCCAAGGGAACACAATAAGGTTCAAGAAGTTTCCACCATGGGGCCAAACAAGGTCCAAGAGGACCTGGTGCCCAGTCCAGCTGTGACCCAGACGGTGGCCATCAAAGATCCGGAGTGCCTAGAGGACCCAGATGTGCTCAACCAGAAGAAGGTCGCCCTGGAATTCTGTGGGGAGTCTTGGCGCTCCATCTGCACCTTCTTCCTCAACATGTTACAGGCCTCGTCCTGCTAG
- the Fgfbp1 gene encoding fibroblast growth factor-binding protein 1 isoform X2 produces MRIHSLLLLSFLLMAAQVLSERVRKGAKNAPHNTTEEGASAPSGKAQDKQRSRTSKSMTRGKFLTKDHATCRWAVTEEELGISLKVQCTQEDREFSCVFAGDPAGCLEHDKDQIYWKQIARTLRKQKNICGNTKSVLKTRVCRRRFPESNLKLVNPSAPGNMKPRKEKAEVSPREHNKVQEVSTMGPNKVQEDLVPSPAVTQTVAIKDPECLEDPDVLNQKKVALEFCGESWRSICTFFLNMLQASSC; encoded by the coding sequence ATGAGAATCCAcagcctcctcctgctctccttccttctcatgGCTGCTCAGGTGCTCTCAGAAAGGGTCAGAAAGGGAGCCAAGAATGCCCCACACAACACAACAGAGGAGGGTGCATCTGCCCCCTCGGGCAAGGCCCAGGATAAGCAGAGAAGCAGGACATCCAAATCCATGACCCGCGGCAAGTTCCTCACCAAAGACCACGCCACCTGCAGGTGGGCTGTGACTGAGGAGGAGCTGGGCATCAGCCTGAAGGTCCAGTGCACTCAAGAAGATCGAgagttttcttgtgtttttgcgGGTGATCCAGCCGGCTGTCTTGAACATGACAAAGACCAGATCTACTGGAAGCAAATTGCCCGCACTCTGCGTAAACAGAAGAATATCTGTGGGAACACCAAGAGTGTCCTGAAGACCAGAGTGTGCAGAAGGAGGTTTCCAGAGTCTAACCTCAAACTGGTAAACCCCAGTGCACCTGGGAACATGAAGCccaggaaggagaaagcagaggtCTCCCCAAGGGAACACAATAAGGTTCAAGAAGTTTCCACCATGGGGCCAAACAAGGTCCAAGAGGACCTGGTGCCCAGTCCAGCTGTGACCCAGACGGTGGCCATCAAAGATCCGGAGTGCCTAGAGGACCCAGATGTGCTCAACCAGAAGAAGGTCGCCCTGGAATTCTGTGGGGAGTCTTGGCGCTCCATCTGCACCTTCTTCCTCAACATGTTACAGGCCTCGTCCTGCTAG